Proteins found in one Bicyclus anynana chromosome 26, ilBicAnyn1.1, whole genome shotgun sequence genomic segment:
- the LOC128199582 gene encoding leukocyte receptor cluster member 8 homolog isoform X2, with protein sequence MNIPIMDLKKKMESLLGSYRRERSREKKSRITGSGRGDIYKSNWYAYEAFSFLGDRNHPGNTQDTLPEDNACHSEIQNDGSQSKTRNDGSENETQNSGSQSETQNQVGNENTVKETRNEYTRAKKRTKRTEPNDLTDNAISEALTLLQQCASDSAASEKHDSYDVYGQYVANELRKYDAFTLAHVKHAINKIIFEADMGAYPSYTGYYTQSYSGLNSSNNTSCLSSSPMPPQSPMPPQSQMPPTSPMPPTSPMPPTPPIPPTSPMPPPPPHPHC encoded by the exons ATGAACATTCCAataatggatttaaaaaaaaagatggagtCTTTGCTAGGATCCTATAGGAGGGAAAGGTCACGTGAAAAGAAAAGCCGTATCACAGGATCag gtCGTGGTGAcatatataaatcaaattgGTACGCCTATGAAGCTTTCAGCTTCCTGGGCGATAGAAACCATCCAGGAAATACTCAAGATACTTTACCTGAAGAC AATGCATGTCACAGTGAAATTCAAAATGATGGAAGTCAAAGTAAAACTCGAAATGATGGCAGTGAAAATGAAACTCAAAATAGTGGCAGTCAAAGTGAAACTCAAAATCAAGTCGGTAATGAAAATACAGTTAAAGAAACCAGAAATGAATATACGAGAGCAAAGAAGAGAACTAAAAGAACTGAGCCAAATGATTTAACTGATAATGCTATATCAGAAGCCTTAACACTATTACAACAGTGTGCAAGTGATAGTGCTGCTTCGGAAAAACATGACTCCTACGATGTTTATGGGCAATATGTCGCAAATGAGTTGCGAAAATATGACGCTTTTACTTTAGCACATGTAAAGcatgctataaataaaattattttcgaagCGGACATGGGAGCATACCCATCATACACTGGTTATTATACTCAATCATACAGTGGGCTAAACAGTTCCAATAATACGTCTTGTCTTTCTTCCTCACCGATGCCTCCTCAATCACCGATGCCTCCTCAATCACAGATGCCTCCTACCTCACCGATGCCTCCTACCTCACCGATGCCTCCTACCCCACCGATCCCTCCTACCTCACCGATGCCCCCTCCGCCTCCTCATCCTCATTGTTAG
- the LOC128199582 gene encoding leukocyte receptor cluster member 8 homolog isoform X1 yields MDLKKKMESLLGSYRRERSREKKSRITGSGMFMFIIMFSYSHYIFIVSRTNLINLLFITGRGDIYKSNWYAYEAFSFLGDRNHPGNTQDTLPEDNACHSEIQNDGSQSKTRNDGSENETQNSGSQSETQNQVGNENTVKETRNEYTRAKKRTKRTEPNDLTDNAISEALTLLQQCASDSAASEKHDSYDVYGQYVANELRKYDAFTLAHVKHAINKIIFEADMGAYPSYTGYYTQSYSGLNSSNNTSCLSSSPMPPQSPMPPQSQMPPTSPMPPTSPMPPTPPIPPTSPMPPPPPHPHC; encoded by the exons atggatttaaaaaaaaagatggagtCTTTGCTAGGATCCTATAGGAGGGAAAGGTCACGTGAAAAGAAAAGCCGTATCACAGGATCaggtatgtttatgtttattattatgttttcgtacagtcattacatatttatagtcAGTcgtacaaatttaattaatttattatttattacaggtCGTGGTGAcatatataaatcaaattgGTACGCCTATGAAGCTTTCAGCTTCCTGGGCGATAGAAACCATCCAGGAAATACTCAAGATACTTTACCTGAAGAC AATGCATGTCACAGTGAAATTCAAAATGATGGAAGTCAAAGTAAAACTCGAAATGATGGCAGTGAAAATGAAACTCAAAATAGTGGCAGTCAAAGTGAAACTCAAAATCAAGTCGGTAATGAAAATACAGTTAAAGAAACCAGAAATGAATATACGAGAGCAAAGAAGAGAACTAAAAGAACTGAGCCAAATGATTTAACTGATAATGCTATATCAGAAGCCTTAACACTATTACAACAGTGTGCAAGTGATAGTGCTGCTTCGGAAAAACATGACTCCTACGATGTTTATGGGCAATATGTCGCAAATGAGTTGCGAAAATATGACGCTTTTACTTTAGCACATGTAAAGcatgctataaataaaattattttcgaagCGGACATGGGAGCATACCCATCATACACTGGTTATTATACTCAATCATACAGTGGGCTAAACAGTTCCAATAATACGTCTTGTCTTTCTTCCTCACCGATGCCTCCTCAATCACCGATGCCTCCTCAATCACAGATGCCTCCTACCTCACCGATGCCTCCTACCTCACCGATGCCTCCTACCCCACCGATCCCTCCTACCTCACCGATGCCCCCTCCGCCTCCTCATCCTCATTGTTAG